The nucleotide window TCCGCTCGCTGCATCGGCCTGATCCAGCGCTCACTGGTCATTGATATGCTCAGCCAGTTCAAGCTGGGCGCCTTCCTCGACGTCCTGGGCGGCGTGGGGCCGCGCGTCACCACCTGGTTCTCCCATCCCGAGAGCTTCACCGCCGCGGACTTCGAGCGCTACCGCTCCTCTGGCATCACCGTCTTCCACATCGGCTGGGGATACGGCCGCGACGCCTACTCGGACGCGCAGAAGATCCTCACCGCCTGGAACCGCCTGCTCGCCCACCATCCCCAGTGGCTGGTGCGCATCGACCGCGCCTCGCAATTCGAGCAGGTGAAGCGCGCCGGGAAGGTTGGCATCCTGCTGGGCTTCCAGAACTCCGACCACTTCCGCACCGCCGCCGACGTGGACGAATTCCACCGCCAGGGCCAGCGCGTCTCGCAGCTCACCTACAACGTGCGCAATGCCATCGGCTGCGGATATGAGGCGGGCGCCGACTGCGGCCTGACGCCCTTCGGCGGCGAGGTGATCGAGCGCATGAACCGCGTGGGCATGGCCGCGGACGTCTCCCACTGCAGCGACCGCACCACGCTCGACGCCTTTGCTGCCTCGCGTGTGCCCGTGTTCATCACCCATGCCAACTGCCGCGCCCTGAACCCGCACCCGCGCTGCAAGTCGGACGACGAGATCCGCAAGATGGCCGCGGGCGGCGGCGTCATGGGCATCAGCGGGGTGCGCATGTTCGTGCGCGCCACCGAGCCCACCACCATCGAGCACGTCCTCGACCAC belongs to Terriglobales bacterium and includes:
- a CDS encoding membrane dipeptidase, whose amino-acid sequence is MPDSSPVVSSSRITRRQALKTLSAAAAVLAAPAVLRGRFQLFAGSTTTYSARCIGLIQRSLVIDMLSQFKLGAFLDVLGGVGPRVTTWFSHPESFTAADFERYRSSGITVFHIGWGYGRDAYSDAQKILTAWNRLLAHHPQWLVRIDRASQFEQVKRAGKVGILLGFQNSDHFRTAADVDEFHRQGQRVSQLTYNVRNAIGCGYEAGADCGLTPFGGEVIERMNRVGMAADVSHCSDRTTLDAFAASRVPVFITHANCRALNPHPRCKSDDEIRKMAAGGGVMGISGVRMFVRATEPTTIEHVLDHFDHVAKLVGVEHVGVGSDIDLDGYDKLPPVLRRRMLVGYKNSPAFRGEGEIAGLDHPKRMFDLTEGLIRRGYTDAQIGLILGGNFRRALAEIWKPAGG